Proteins found in one Anopheles aquasalis chromosome 3, idAnoAquaMG_Q_19, whole genome shotgun sequence genomic segment:
- the LOC126578133 gene encoding uncharacterized protein LOC126578133 produces the protein MLMNVPRAKLALALCLLALLKCSTAEPRPDFALDASVTGKGKVSSSSSVIGSISTAVNSTTGNITLISDNQLLRDVLGIVVQVADRFNTMGSAISSTIVSLAQDNSGNVTGAFGPALSAVEAVTNYTQNTLPGIMVTLQTMIQKGLGAKFIDSFQHIGKALGQINGTLTTLLGKAQNAILQAGSATVPAAIVASNLKPTLVLALYNQLKQLKGSIPVLQYTVDSSIENVLVADSFLTVLKNDIDQTIGSSSELLDPLDEPLGAINQTISGSVIGKIGADLTNLSAEALLLTNLTTVPSGANLTSAVQQYNSSLITFSTKNPSVPALLEGVRTTVTAAFGILDPLVNTNNGSLVTLLISTLVANDRYSRYCFHKYKGYFSWMIAEYAYEASSCIVDEVPRLQKYQRTLELILDTLVYDYEDVLGELAICNGIASTTNRGDCVALLNTFYQPLAEAFGGKLDLLYRSLDHELHASGYRMTVCIRVKLFEIDFAQDLLDFEAALNVCAVDGPTASLDYYLTDNTTE, from the exons ATGTTGATGAACGTGCCCCGAGCCAagctggcgttggcgttgtgtCTGCTTGCGCTACTAAAG TGTTCGACCGCTGAGCCGCGTCCTGATTTTGCTCTCGATGCTAGCGTCACCGGTAAGGGTAAGGTGTCGAGCAGCTCGAGCGTGATCGGAAGCATCTCGACGGCCGTCAACAGTACCACGGGAAACATCACGCTAATCTCCGACAACCAGCTACTACGGGATGTGCTCGGAATCGTCGTGCAGGTGGCCGATCGGTTCAACACGATGGGAAGTGCGATCTCCAGCACGATCGTCAGCCTTGCGCAGGATAACAGTGGCAACGTGACGGGTGCATTCGGGCCGGCTCTCAGTGCGGTCGAAGCAGTCACCAACTACACGCAAAACACGCTACCGGGCATCATGGTCACTCTGCAGACAATGATTCAGAAGGGTCTGGGGGCGAAGTTTATCGACAGCTTCCAGCACATTGGCAAAGCGTTGGGACAGATCAACGGAACGCTCACGACGCTCCTGGGTAAGGCACAGAACGCGATCCTTCAGGCCGGTAGTGCCACCGTTCCGGCCGCCATCGTCGCGAGCAATCTCAAACCGACGCTAGTGCTGGCGCTGTACAATCAGCTGAAGCAGCTGAAGGGTAGCATCCCGGTGTTGCAGTATACCGTCGATAGCTCGATCGAGAACGTGCTCGTAGCGGACAGCTTTTTGACGGTGTTGAAGAACGATATTGACCAGACGATCGGCAGCTCGTCGGAGTTGCTTGACCCCCTGGATGAACCGCTCGGTGCGATCAATCAGACGATTAGTGGTAGCGTCATCGGTAAGATCGGTGCTGATCTCACTAACCTGTCCGCCGAagcactgctgctgactaACCTGACGACGGTCCCGAGCGGCGCTAACCTGACGAGTGCCGTCCAGCAGTACAACAGTAGCCTGATCACGTTCAGCACTAAGAACCCAAGTGTTCCCGCTCTCCTGGAAGGAGTGCGCACCACGGTAACGGCCGCATTCGGCATTCTGGATCCACTGGTCAACACCAACAATGGTTCACTGGTGACCTTGCTCATCAGCACGCTGGTGGCGAACGATCGCTACTCGCGCTACTGTTTCCACAAGTACAAGGGTTACTTCTCCTGGATGATCGCCGAGTATGCTTATGAGGCATCGTCGTGTATCGTGGACGAGGTACCGCGCCTACAGAAGTACCAACGGACGCTCGAGCTCATTCTCGATACGCTGGTGTACGATTACGAGGATGTGCTCGGCGAGCTTGCCATCTGCAATGGTATCGCATCGACCACCAACCGGGGCGACTGTGTAGCGCTG CTCAACACCTTCTACCAACCGCTGGCCGAGGCGTTCGGTGGAAAGCTGGATCTGTTGTACCGTTCGCTTGACCACGAGCTGCACGCCAGTGGCTACCGGATGACGGTCTGCATTCGGGTCAAACTGTTCGAGATCGACTTCGCCCAAGATTTGCTTGACTTTGAGGCCGCCCTCAACGTGTGTGCCGTCGATGGTCCAACAGCCTCCCTCGACTACTACCTGACCGACAATACAAccgaataa
- the LOC126578138 gene encoding uncharacterized protein LOC126578138, with translation MVRSLRSGRGKPVLWWALCLLVVVQVPWAAAKPDFGINFPIAGSPKVSKAISDANTVLIALDDNTELVTLSGYPGLQTLVDTLRNISLVLVSVGSELPPLGMALVANNSNNITGAFEPVYTKIIALNVTINVELPPTITIINDLIGHYVPDMLLDGFARVVKGLIDITQALMAMQSALNDATLQAGGNTADVTVDMLKQHVKPVHVYQLVFFVNQLRAYLPVVKFSVDSTLENIAMADKYLLLVKEALSATDTNYQSLMADVKNVTDKIAVTVQTEFGNHTQAVGAIQQAAVNVTALAGPIGSFKTHTDSLTTVYYPKMRAALQALLDALQESLTGNATPGIFWSDALDSLIITLIENGGYAQFCFYKYYGLVFGTITALSDSVNQCFDLEIPRLEQLNDLLPSLILQLQYDYEDLLTEIAVCTGLAPYQLDASCLSTLSGYYTDIAIQFGNKLKAVFNFISSATASSANRYLICVELLKLTVMEDNEQYLTDDIRQCALGGPNADN, from the exons ATGGTCCGGTCACTACGGTCGGGCCGCGGTAAACCGGTGCTCTGGTGGGCGCTCTGTCTTCTGGTGGTAGTGCAG GTGCCATGGGCAGCAGCGAAGCCAGACTTTGGCATCAACTTTCCGATCGCGGGCAGCCCCAAGGTGTCGAAAGCGATCAGCGATGCGAACACGGTCCTGATTGCACTGGACGATAATACGGAGCTGGTGACGCTTTCGGGCTACCCGGGACTACAGACACTGGTCGATACGCTGCGGAATATTAGCCTCGTGCTGGTCAGCGTCGGTAGTGAGCTACCACCGCTCGGGATGGCACTGGTCGCGAACAACTCCAACAACATTACGGGCGCATTCGAACCCGTCTACACCAAAATCATCGCCCTGAATGTGACGATCAATGTGGAGCTACCGccgaccatcaccatcatcaacgaccTGATCGGCCATTACGTGCCCGatatgctgctggatggtttcGCACGGGTCGTGAAGGGACTGATCGATATCACCCAGGCACTGATGGCCATGCAGTCCGCCCTGAACGATGCGACCCTGCAGGCCGGTGGCAATACGGCCGACGTGACCGTGGACATGCTGAAGCAGCACGTCAAACCGGTGCACGTGTACCAGTTGGTGTTTTTCGTGAATCAACTCCGCGCCTACCTGCCGGTGGTCAAGTTCAGCGTCGACAGTACGCTCGAGAACATTGCGATGGCCGACAAgtatctgctgctggtgaaggaagCGCTCTCGGCCACCGACACCAACTACCAGAGTCTGATGGCGGACGTGAAGAACGTGACGGATAAGATCGCGGTCACCGTGCAGACGGAGTTCGGCAACCATACGCAGGCGGTCGGGGCGATCCAGCAGGCGGCGGTCAATGTGACGGCACTGGCGGGACCGATCGGTAGCTTCAAGACGCACACCGACTCCCTCACGACGGTTTACTATCCGAAGATGCGCGCTGCACTGCAGGCACTGCTCGATGCGCTGCAGGAGTCACTTACCGGTAACGCGACACCCGGCATTTTCTGGTCGGACGCACTCGATAGCCTCATCATTACGCTGATCGAGAACGGAGGATACGCACAGTTCTGTTTCTACAAGTACTACGGGCTGGTGTTTGGTACGATCACGGCGCTCAGCGATAGTGTGAATCAGTGTTTCGATCTTGAGATTCCACGGTTGGAGCAGCTGAACGACCTGTTGCCATCGTTGATCCTGCAGCTGCAGTACGATTACGAGGATCTGCTGACCGAGATTGCCGTCTGTACGGGGCTCGCACCTTATCAGCTGGATGCTTCGTGCCTTTCGACG TTGTCCGGTTATTACACTGACATTGCGATCCAGTTTGGCAACAAGCTGAAGGCGGTGTTTAACTTCATCAGCAGTGCGACGGCATCGAGCGCCAACCGGTACCTCATTTGCGTCGAGCTGCTCAAGCTGACGGTGATGGAGGACAACGAGCAGTACCTGACCGACGACATCCGGCAGTGTGCCCTCGGTGGACCGAACGCGGACAATTGA